The Deinococcus sp. LM3 genomic sequence CGCGTCGGAAAAGTGTTAATCCGGAATCTCGATCAATAATATACTGACAACTCAGGAATTTTCCAGTAAATCATCTGACGTCGAACCGCGCAGAAGGGGCGGTACAGGTTGTGCTTGTACTTCAAAGGCTTGCCGTTCTAAGAATACGCAGTTCTCTACGCTGATCAGATAACATTGTGTAATTAGCTCTTTGGTTCTGCATATAACTTGATTCTGAAATCTAAAATTGGACAGGGTTGGCTGAAGGTAAGCGGGCGGAATATGCATTCCGATGAGTCCCTGACGTCTCTCAAGCTCCGCCACTTCCAATCGTGTGAATTCTTGCCCCTTTTGAGCGGTGTACACACCATCTTTGATATCAACAACTGCCGCAACACCCTGAGGATCGTTTTCGGGGAAATACTCAGATGGAAGCTGTGATTGCGATACCAAGACAACTGTGTCTGGCGTGGGGCTGGGGACAATTCTGGCTGCTCCTGCACCTGGCTATAGGACACGTCGCAGGAGAGGAGCTGGTGGGGACAGCGGTAAGCTGCGTGAGAAAAGCCCAATCCATAGCTGATTATCGCAATAATGCGTTGAGTTCCGAAAGAGGGGCAAGCAATACCAGCGGGGGAGCGGGGACTTCCTAAACGCGTGTCACCCAGTGCCAAGATTCAACACATTATTGATTCCTGCGTTGGAGCGTAACGAGAGGGGTAGGATGAGGGCATGCTGCCAGCCTGGCAACCCACCCGGTGGACCCGCGAACAGATGGAAGAACGGCGACTGTTCGCTGAACCGTATCTCCGCGCAGGGGAGCTGAGCTCCACCCAGATCGCCGAACGGTGCGGCGTCAGCAGCAGTGCCGTTCGACGATGGCGACAACGTCTGCGCACGCAGGGCTCTCTTGAAGCCACCATTGCTCCAGGCCGCACACCACGACTGACGGACGCTCAGAGCGCCCAGATCATGACGATCCTCAGCGCGGG encodes the following:
- a CDS encoding winged helix-turn-helix domain-containing protein gives rise to the protein MLPAWQPTRWTREQMEERRLFAEPYLRAGELSSTQIAERCGVSSSAVRRWRQRLRTQGSLEATIAPGRTPRLTDAQSAQIMTILSAGPGPAQAPNARWTCPQVRELIGQTYDVWYDVDHLSRLLRQWGFTPQKPMRRAREQDQEALVSWVDTTVPELEKKS